A single Pedobacter sp. PACM 27299 DNA region contains:
- a CDS encoding beta strand repeat-containing protein, with amino-acid sequence MMRTSLFKAITFSTLFFSALQITAQTKIYVNVAATGSNTGADWNNAYTDLLNAITKAATGNEIWVAKGTYSPGTAAASTFTLKAGVKMYGGFAGTENLLTQRIANPESLFTVNESILTGSNVNNHVVSNIANVPKETILDGFTITGGRTVNSNSSNVANRGAGVYNTAGSAVFQNLWIKDNIASNYGAGFFNSGTPAYLNLLLENNSFYNAAFSFTFGAGMYNSGSAVFRNVSFVNNIGASSGGGLYNTVVATLEDNVFKNNTATINGGALASTGALTLDRVSFIQNTAGQQGGAIYSTGGISLRNSIFSRNRVTGLASTHLGGAVYGVTTAMNIFNCSFSNNSIAYVIADNNTYGGALNAAVASNVYNSIFWGNKRGNNVEDQVGGVRITMERSIVQNNYLYGLNNIIANPDFMNAELDDLRLKNGSIAIDAGDNSKQNGTSDAAGNARLAGPNIDLGALENPSGMSATLDILPAAIGVQQRGLPFNQLLSINGGSASNWEVTFGALPPGISLNPQTGQLSGIPTIAGNYLAVIKASKGSLTGSRQYNFTISAGAARLHVNASATGLNNGVDWANGYTRLQTALALAKDGDEIWVAKGKYSPFLHADSTFSMVSGVKMYGGFAGTETVLSQRLADESGRFTRNEAILTGNGINKHVVYNTIALSLNTLMDGFTVSEGNANSTSTSGHGAGIYNGASVGNAIFNNLVIKNNNANIFGGGMFNAAVGLKLTNVLFENNQVVNGTRYGGGLYNTGIGASLNQVVFKNNAAILGGGLYNNVTKVTLDNVSFEGNTATTIGGGLHNISEVTLTDVVFKNNSAKTNGGGLYSLLIATLDRVSFLENTAEQKGGGLYVLGTNVLRNVILSKNNVTGTTAGYNGGGMFVEGGTTTIQSSTFSQNTLASTAVEGTFVGAGLWAAPASVSIHNSIFWGNKRGNDVADQIGGAVLKDMANNLVQNNYGSGTNNLIANPDFENPEQHDLRLKNGSIALDAGNNLKVVTATDFAGNTRIVNGTVDLGALENPLGMTGSLTIMPAAINAQIRGAVFQQELTLTGGSGAVTWSLLVGDLPSGVSFDVKTGKLSGIPTIAGTYVFVVRALQGNKIGTRQYTIVVNAGLTRLHVNAAATGDDNGIDWGNGFTDLQAALAIAKDGDEIWMAKGKYSPGAGPKATFSLVSGVKLYGGFAGTETDLTQRVPDASGRFTTNETVLHGNDINRHVVFNNTLLSPNTLMDGLTITAGFADSTRLDGYGAGIYNGAAVMNGTYNNLVIKNNRAHIYGGGMYNASPGLKMTNVLFENNEVTNTTRYGGGLFNTGSNAILNQVTFKNNKAIIGGGVYNNVANVKLNDVRFEGNTASTTGGGLHSIAEIIIDRASFLENTADQKGAGIFAYGLITIRNAVFSKNRITGILAASNGAGVYVESSTTATIQNSTFSNNTVAVTSLPGTFLGAGLWAAPTTVNVYNSIFWGNKRGGNVEDQIGGAVLKNMANNIVQNNYSSGTNNLIGNPDFENPEQHDLRLKNGSIAIDAGNNQEVVGTTDLAGNTRIINGIVDLGALENLLGTPGSLTILPATLTPMTRGAVLEQQFSLSNSPGAVAWSLFTGALPLGLTLNTQTGVISGIPMIAGNYIFVLRAVQGTKVGTRQYNIIVNPGATRLHVNLTATGINNGVDWKNGFVKLQSALTLAKDGDEIWVAKGKYLPVAELDSSFYMVSGVKMYGGFAGTETSTTGRVTDANGKFTLHETELSGNDFNRRVVNNTTFLGVETLLDGFTISGGYTNASGAGINHLAAAANGTFRNLIIKKNKGAQYGAGFYNLAPGTKIDNVLLKITSCSQVIVMVPGSIIQGQI; translated from the coding sequence ATGATGCGTACTTCCCTTTTTAAGGCCATTACTTTTTCTACCCTATTCTTTTCCGCTCTTCAAATTACCGCTCAAACAAAAATTTATGTGAATGTCGCTGCCACAGGTTCAAATACCGGTGCGGATTGGAACAATGCCTATACGGACTTGCTCAATGCAATTACTAAAGCGGCCACCGGAAATGAAATCTGGGTGGCGAAAGGAACTTATAGCCCTGGGACAGCAGCAGCCTCTACATTTACGCTGAAAGCGGGCGTTAAAATGTACGGCGGTTTTGCAGGAACCGAGAACTTACTGACACAGCGTATCGCAAATCCGGAGAGCTTATTCACGGTTAACGAAAGTATTTTGACGGGTAGTAATGTCAATAACCATGTGGTCAGCAATATTGCAAATGTCCCTAAAGAAACGATTTTAGATGGATTTACCATTACTGGAGGAAGAACAGTAAATAGCAATAGTTCGAATGTTGCGAACAGGGGGGCGGGTGTCTACAATACTGCGGGATCTGCCGTCTTCCAAAATCTATGGATTAAAGATAATATCGCCAGCAATTATGGCGCTGGATTTTTTAATAGTGGAACGCCGGCTTACCTCAATCTCCTCCTGGAGAATAACAGCTTTTATAATGCTGCATTCAGTTTCACCTTTGGTGCAGGAATGTATAATTCCGGCTCAGCAGTTTTCAGAAATGTTTCTTTTGTCAATAACATCGGGGCGAGCTCTGGTGGCGGCCTATATAATACCGTGGTAGCTACACTGGAAGATAATGTCTTTAAAAACAATACTGCTACTATTAATGGAGGAGCACTAGCCAGTACAGGCGCTCTGACTTTAGATCGGGTTAGTTTTATACAAAACACTGCTGGTCAGCAAGGAGGAGCCATTTATTCTACAGGTGGAATATCGCTTCGGAATTCCATATTTAGTAGAAACCGGGTAACAGGATTGGCTTCAACCCATCTTGGAGGGGCCGTTTATGGAGTGACAACGGCGATGAATATCTTTAACTGCAGCTTTAGCAATAACTCTATTGCTTATGTGATTGCAGACAATAATACTTACGGAGGGGCTTTAAATGCTGCGGTAGCCTCAAATGTTTACAATAGTATTTTCTGGGGAAATAAAAGAGGAAACAATGTAGAAGATCAGGTTGGTGGCGTAAGAATCACGATGGAACGCAGTATTGTTCAAAACAATTACTTGTATGGGCTAAACAATATCATCGCCAATCCTGATTTTATGAATGCAGAGCTCGATGATCTTCGGTTGAAAAATGGGTCCATAGCAATTGATGCTGGAGACAATTCCAAACAAAACGGAACATCGGATGCAGCAGGAAATGCAAGGTTAGCTGGGCCTAATATAGACCTTGGGGCATTGGAAAATCCTTCGGGAATGTCGGCCACATTAGATATCCTGCCAGCAGCAATCGGTGTTCAGCAACGTGGATTGCCTTTTAATCAATTGCTGAGTATCAATGGAGGCAGTGCCAGCAATTGGGAGGTTACCTTTGGGGCATTGCCTCCCGGAATTTCTTTAAATCCTCAAACCGGGCAGCTTTCTGGAATTCCAACCATCGCCGGAAATTATCTGGCCGTGATCAAAGCCAGTAAGGGAAGCCTGACTGGGAGCCGGCAATATAATTTTACAATTAGTGCCGGAGCTGCAAGATTGCACGTCAACGCATCGGCAACTGGCCTGAATAATGGGGTAGACTGGGCAAATGGATACACCAGGCTGCAAACTGCCCTGGCGCTTGCTAAAGATGGAGACGAAATTTGGGTAGCTAAAGGAAAATACAGCCCATTTTTACATGCTGATTCTACTTTTTCCATGGTCTCAGGTGTAAAAATGTACGGAGGTTTTGCAGGTACGGAGACGGTTTTGAGTCAGCGACTGGCAGATGAATCTGGCAGATTTACCCGTAATGAGGCTATTTTAACTGGAAATGGAATCAACAAGCATGTGGTCTATAATACCATCGCCTTATCATTAAACACCTTAATGGACGGTTTTACCGTATCGGAAGGTAATGCAAATTCCACCTCAACAAGTGGACATGGCGCAGGAATATACAATGGTGCTTCGGTGGGGAATGCGATCTTCAACAACCTGGTCATTAAAAATAACAACGCCAATATTTTTGGTGGAGGGATGTTTAATGCAGCTGTTGGGTTAAAACTCACGAATGTCCTTTTTGAGAACAACCAGGTAGTCAATGGAACCAGGTATGGTGGTGGATTGTACAATACAGGGATTGGTGCGAGTCTGAACCAAGTGGTTTTCAAAAATAACGCCGCAATACTAGGAGGGGGTCTCTATAATAATGTCACAAAAGTGACCCTGGATAATGTGAGTTTTGAAGGAAATACAGCAACGACAATAGGTGGAGGCTTACATAATATTTCTGAAGTGACGCTGACAGACGTCGTCTTTAAAAACAACAGTGCAAAGACTAATGGTGGTGGACTTTACAGTTTGCTTATCGCAACACTTGACCGCGTATCCTTTCTGGAAAATACAGCAGAGCAAAAAGGCGGGGGACTGTATGTACTGGGTACGAATGTCCTGCGCAATGTTATCCTTAGTAAAAATAATGTAACCGGTACAACAGCAGGTTATAATGGTGGGGGAATGTTTGTGGAAGGTGGGACAACTACGATTCAAAGCAGCACATTCAGTCAGAATACGCTAGCCAGCACCGCTGTAGAAGGTACATTTGTTGGTGCCGGTTTATGGGCGGCACCTGCTTCAGTAAGCATTCACAACAGTATTTTCTGGGGTAATAAAAGAGGTAATGACGTTGCGGATCAGATTGGAGGAGCTGTACTTAAAGATATGGCCAATAACCTGGTTCAGAACAACTACGGCTCTGGCACAAATAACCTGATTGCTAATCCTGACTTTGAAAACCCGGAACAGCATGACCTCCGGCTAAAAAACGGTTCTATTGCGTTGGATGCCGGTAATAATTTAAAGGTGGTTACGGCTACCGATTTTGCTGGAAATACCAGGATTGTTAATGGAACGGTTGACCTGGGGGCATTGGAAAATCCGCTAGGGATGACTGGCTCTTTAACCATCATGCCTGCTGCGATAAATGCGCAGATTCGTGGAGCTGTTTTTCAGCAGGAGCTGACGCTTACTGGTGGTTCTGGTGCTGTAACCTGGTCCCTGCTGGTAGGAGATTTACCTTCAGGAGTTAGCTTTGATGTTAAAACAGGGAAGTTAAGCGGTATCCCAACAATTGCCGGAACTTATGTTTTCGTGGTTAGGGCATTACAGGGAAATAAAATAGGAACCCGCCAATATACGATCGTTGTGAATGCCGGTTTAACAAGGTTACACGTGAATGCGGCGGCGACTGGTGATGACAATGGAATCGACTGGGGCAATGGTTTTACCGATTTGCAAGCCGCATTGGCCATTGCTAAAGATGGGGATGAAATCTGGATGGCTAAAGGTAAATATAGTCCGGGAGCAGGGCCTAAAGCAACGTTCTCTCTGGTTTCTGGCGTAAAGCTGTATGGCGGTTTTGCAGGGACAGAGACAGATTTGACGCAGCGGGTACCAGATGCTTCAGGCAGGTTTACGACCAACGAAACGGTACTTCATGGAAACGATATCAACAGACATGTTGTTTTCAATAATACGCTCCTTTCTCCAAATACTTTAATGGATGGATTAACCATTACTGCCGGTTTTGCAGACAGTACCAGGCTTGACGGTTATGGTGCGGGGATCTATAATGGTGCAGCCGTAATGAATGGGACGTATAACAATCTGGTCATCAAAAATAACAGAGCGCACATCTATGGAGGGGGGATGTACAATGCTTCCCCAGGTTTGAAAATGACCAATGTCCTTTTTGAAAATAATGAAGTGACCAATACCACCAGATATGGCGGAGGCTTATTCAATACAGGATCAAATGCGATCTTAAATCAGGTGACGTTTAAAAATAATAAAGCCATTATTGGTGGAGGTGTATATAACAACGTCGCGAATGTGAAGTTGAACGATGTTAGGTTTGAAGGAAATACAGCCAGTACGACTGGTGGGGGACTACATTCTATTGCAGAAATCATCATTGACAGAGCGAGTTTCCTCGAAAATACAGCAGATCAAAAAGGGGCTGGTATTTTTGCTTACGGGCTAATTACGATACGAAATGCGGTGTTTAGCAAAAATCGAATCACAGGAATTTTAGCGGCCTCTAATGGGGCAGGGGTGTATGTAGAAAGCAGCACCACCGCAACGATTCAGAACAGTACTTTCAGTAACAACACGGTTGCGGTAACGAGTTTACCAGGCACCTTTCTTGGCGCCGGTTTATGGGCCGCACCCACTACGGTAAATGTCTACAATAGCATTTTCTGGGGAAATAAACGAGGAGGAAATGTAGAAGATCAGATCGGTGGAGCGGTGCTTAAAAACATGGCCAATAACATCGTTCAGAACAACTATAGCTCTGGGACAAATAACCTGATTGGGAACCCTGATTTTGAAAACCCGGAACAGCATGACCTGCGATTAAAAAATGGGTCCATTGCCATAGATGCCGGGAACAATCAGGAAGTCGTTGGCACAACAGATTTAGCCGGAAATACCAGGATCATCAATGGGATCGTAGACCTTGGGGCATTGGAAAATCTACTGGGAACTCCAGGTTCTTTAACCATCCTTCCGGCAACATTAACGCCGATGACCAGAGGAGCGGTTCTGGAGCAGCAATTTAGTTTAAGCAATAGCCCTGGGGCAGTCGCCTGGTCATTATTCACAGGAGCACTGCCTTTAGGATTGACATTAAATACGCAAACAGGTGTGATCAGCGGAATTCCGATGATCGCCGGGAACTACATTTTTGTATTGCGTGCGGTTCAGGGAACTAAAGTTGGAACCAGACAATATAACATCATTGTTAATCCAGGAGCCACGAGGTTACATGTAAACCTGACTGCTACAGGAATTAATAATGGAGTAGATTGGAAAAATGGTTTCGTCAAGTTGCAAAGCGCATTGACACTCGCAAAAGATGGGGATGAGATTTGGGTGGCTAAGGGAAAATACCTCCCTGTTGCAGAGCTGGATTCTTCGTTTTATATGGTTTCCGGAGTAAAGATGTACGGTGGATTTGCGGGCACAGAAACGAGTACCACAGGGCGTGTTACTGATGCAAATGGTAAGTTTACCCTTCACGAGACCGAATTGAGCGGAAACGATTTCAACCGCCGTGTAGTTAACAACACGACATTTTTAGGGGTAGAAACCTTACTGGATGGTTTTACCATTTCGGGAGGATATACCAATGCTTCCGGAGCGGGTATTAACCACCTTGCGGCAGCAGCGAACGGAACTTTCAGGAACCTGATCATTAAAAAGAATAAAGGGGCTCAATATGGAGCAGGCTTTTATAACCTTGCCCCAGGAACAAAAATAGACAATGTCCTTTTGAAGATAACATCCTGCTCACAGGTAATCGTTATGGTGCCGGGCTCTATAATACAGGGGCAAATCTAG